One genomic region from Thermoleptolyngbya sichuanensis A183 encodes:
- a CDS encoding cobalt-precorrin-6A reductase has translation MLWLIGGTQESAVLARDLVAQGIDCVVTVTTAGARRLYPDTECCRVWVGKLTPEAVSEFLQTYSVRAILDASHPFAAAVSELAIATAVELHLPYLRFERSPVEGVAPGEWVFPSVEALLATDLLINERVLLTIGYRYLPLFQPWQDRAILFARILPSHEALGGAIAAGFTPDRLIALRPPIAAPLEKALWQQWQISLVVAKASGSPGGEDIKRQVAADLGIKLVTLARPALAYPQVTSDRAIALDFCRRALAQ, from the coding sequence ATGCTCTGGCTCATCGGCGGTACGCAGGAAAGCGCGGTGCTGGCGCGAGATCTGGTAGCACAGGGGATAGACTGCGTGGTGACGGTGACGACGGCGGGGGCGCGGCGGCTATATCCAGACACCGAGTGCTGTCGCGTATGGGTTGGTAAGCTGACCCCAGAAGCGGTGAGCGAGTTTTTGCAGACGTACTCAGTTCGCGCCATTCTGGATGCGTCTCACCCGTTTGCGGCGGCGGTGTCTGAACTGGCGATCGCCACTGCTGTTGAGCTACACCTGCCCTACCTGCGCTTCGAGCGATCGCCCGTGGAAGGCGTTGCGCCGGGGGAATGGGTCTTTCCCAGTGTCGAGGCGCTGTTGGCAACCGATTTGCTGATCAACGAGCGGGTCTTGTTGACCATTGGCTATCGCTATTTGCCGCTGTTTCAGCCGTGGCAGGATCGGGCCATCCTGTTTGCCCGCATTTTGCCATCGCACGAGGCGCTAGGAGGGGCGATCGCCGCTGGGTTTACCCCCGATCGGCTAATTGCGCTGCGTCCGCCCATTGCTGCACCCCTAGAAAAAGCGCTCTGGCAACAGTGGCAAATTTCCCTTGTGGTGGCCAAAGCGTCTGGCAGTCCCGGCGGCGAAGACATCAAGCGCCAAGTTGCCGCCGACCTCGGCATTAAACTCGTCACCCTGGCGCGACCTGCGCTGGCCTATCCCCAGGTGACAAGTGACCGGGCGATCGCCCTGGACTTTTGCCGGAGGGCACTGGCGCAATAA
- the glpX gene encoding class II fructose-bisphosphatase, whose protein sequence is MESTLGLEIIEVVEQAAIASARLMGKGDKNEADRVAVEAMRERMNKIHMRGRIVIGEGERDEAPMLYIGEEVGICTREDAAAFCNPDELLEIDIAVDPCEGTNLCAYGQPGSMAVLAISEKGGLFNAPDFYMNKLAAPPAAKGKVDIRKSATENLKILSECLDRAIDELVVVVMKRDRHDALIKEIREAGARVRLITDGDVSAAISCAFAGTNIHALMGIGAAPEGVISAAAMRALGGHFQGQLVADPAVVMTKEWANKTKEENIARLKEMNITDPDRVYECEELASGETVLFAACGITSGTLMEGVRFFKGGARTQSLVISTQSKTARFVDTIHMGDNTKHLQLR, encoded by the coding sequence GTGGAAAGTACACTCGGTTTGGAAATTATCGAAGTGGTAGAGCAAGCGGCAATCGCCTCTGCTCGGTTGATGGGCAAAGGGGATAAGAACGAAGCCGACCGGGTCGCTGTAGAAGCCATGCGCGAACGGATGAACAAAATCCACATGCGCGGACGGATTGTGATCGGTGAGGGGGAGCGCGACGAAGCGCCCATGCTCTACATCGGCGAAGAAGTGGGCATCTGCACCCGAGAAGATGCGGCAGCCTTCTGCAACCCTGACGAACTGCTGGAAATCGACATCGCTGTGGACCCCTGCGAGGGCACCAACCTCTGCGCCTACGGTCAGCCCGGTTCGATGGCAGTGCTGGCGATTTCCGAAAAGGGTGGCCTGTTCAACGCGCCCGACTTTTATATGAACAAGCTGGCCGCGCCCCCCGCAGCCAAAGGTAAGGTCGATATCCGCAAGTCTGCCACGGAAAACCTGAAGATCCTGTCGGAATGCCTGGATCGGGCTATCGACGAACTGGTGGTGGTGGTGATGAAGCGCGATCGCCATGATGCGCTGATCAAGGAAATCCGCGAAGCTGGGGCCCGCGTCCGCCTGATTACCGATGGCGACGTGTCTGCTGCGATTTCCTGCGCCTTTGCAGGGACGAATATCCACGCGCTGATGGGCATTGGCGCTGCGCCCGAAGGCGTGATTTCTGCGGCGGCGATGCGGGCGCTGGGTGGCCACTTCCAAGGGCAGCTTGTGGCCGACCCCGCCGTCGTGATGACCAAAGAGTGGGCTAACAAAACCAAAGAAGAGAACATTGCCCGCCTCAAGGAAATGAACATCACCGATCCGGATCGGGTGTATGAATGCGAGGAGCTGGCATCGGGTGAAACAGTTCTGTTCGCCGCCTGTGGTATCACCTCCGGCACGCTGATGGAAGGGGTTCGTTTCTTCAAAGGGGGGGCCCGCACTCAGAGCCTAGTCATCTCTACCCAATCCAAAACCGCCCGCTTCGTTGACACCATCCACATGGGCGATAATACCAAACACTTGCAACTGCGCTAA
- a CDS encoding TIGR04283 family arsenosugar biosynthesis glycosyltransferase, with protein sequence MILANHLILFSRYPQPGTTKTRLIPHLGETGSAQLQRQMTAQVLRQIRPLLSPTAENSTRPISAEIWFAGGELSQMADWLGTSWALHPQPSGDLGDRLLSAVERAIAAGAERVVVIGADCPSVDSVILQQAFTALQSHDLVLGPATDGGYYLIGLRQPLADLFSGIDWGTERVFAQTRAIAQALHLSVATLDPLTDIDTAADLPVWEALRKQVISVIIPTLNEAAELPSLLETLSPSGTLEVIVADGGSQDDTRAIAQQYGATVVHSAPGRARQMNAGAAAAMGKTLLFLHADTRLPQKFPHLVQQTLAQPGVVLGAFDLLIDGTLPGLRWVERGVRWRSRWFSLPYGDQALFLRTDTFWQLGGFPEVPILEDLKLVRKAQTLGKVAIAPAVVSTSARRWEALGVWQTTLINQSVLIAAGLGVPLERITQFYRRSRSKNLPPDPFKIRKKNRD encoded by the coding sequence GTGATTCTTGCCAATCATCTAATTCTGTTTTCGCGCTATCCCCAGCCAGGAACCACGAAAACGCGCCTCATTCCGCATTTGGGAGAAACCGGATCCGCCCAGCTTCAGCGACAGATGACCGCGCAGGTGCTGCGGCAAATCCGTCCCCTCCTGTCTCCGACGGCGGAGAATTCGACCCGCCCTATTTCGGCAGAAATCTGGTTTGCGGGGGGCGAATTGTCCCAAATGGCAGACTGGCTGGGAACCTCCTGGGCGCTGCATCCGCAGCCGTCAGGAGACTTGGGCGATCGCCTGTTGAGTGCGGTGGAACGGGCGATCGCCGCTGGAGCCGAGCGGGTCGTGGTGATTGGTGCAGACTGCCCCAGCGTGGATTCCGTAATTTTGCAGCAGGCCTTTACCGCGTTGCAGAGCCATGACCTGGTGCTGGGGCCGGCCACCGATGGCGGCTATTATCTCATCGGCCTGCGGCAGCCCCTTGCAGATCTGTTCAGCGGCATTGATTGGGGCACAGAGCGTGTGTTTGCCCAGACTAGGGCGATCGCCCAAGCTCTCCATCTCTCGGTAGCAACGCTTGACCCACTGACGGACATTGACACTGCTGCCGACTTGCCCGTGTGGGAGGCGCTGCGGAAGCAGGTGATTTCCGTGATCATTCCAACGCTGAATGAAGCCGCAGAATTGCCGAGCCTGCTGGAAACCCTATCGCCCTCTGGCACATTGGAAGTGATTGTGGCAGACGGAGGCAGCCAGGACGACACGCGGGCGATCGCTCAGCAGTATGGCGCAACGGTCGTCCACTCCGCTCCCGGTCGCGCCCGCCAGATGAATGCCGGAGCCGCCGCCGCGATGGGGAAAACTCTGCTTTTCCTCCACGCCGACACTCGCCTGCCCCAGAAGTTTCCCCATCTGGTGCAGCAAACCCTGGCCCAACCGGGCGTGGTGCTGGGGGCGTTTGACCTGTTGATTGACGGAACCTTGCCGGGATTGCGCTGGGTGGAGCGGGGGGTGCGCTGGCGATCGCGCTGGTTCAGCCTGCCCTACGGCGATCAGGCGCTATTTCTGCGAACAGACACTTTCTGGCAACTGGGCGGCTTTCCAGAGGTGCCGATTCTGGAAGATCTGAAGCTGGTACGAAAGGCTCAGACCTTGGGCAAAGTGGCGATCGCCCCAGCAGTGGTATCGACTTCGGCGCGGCGGTGGGAAGCGCTGGGGGTGTGGCAGACGACGCTGATCAATCAGAGCGTGCTAATCGCCGCTGGGTTGGGCGTGCCTCTAGAGAGAATTACTCAGTTCTATCGGCGATCGCGGTCAAAAAATTTGCCGCCAGACCCCTTCAAAATTCGTAAAAAAAATAGGGATTGA
- a CDS encoding RibD family protein, whose protein sequence is MILGKLPEPTPRPSLSFRPMPSITVVLAMSLDGKIADVGRSPARFGSARDKAHLEARLAEADGFLFGATTLRAYGTTLPITHPDLLQQRQATGRSPQPVHIVCSRTAEFKADLKFFKQPVPRWLLTTAAGADRWRAGSEFAQVFALPETPTGLDWAIALPLLFQLGIHRLVLGGGGELVAALIAADAVEDLWITVCPLLLGGYTAPTPVSGPGWLEAAAPRLELLSVEAIAQEVFLHYRLHRAKD, encoded by the coding sequence ATGATTTTAGGCAAGCTGCCAGAACCGACACCACGCCCGTCTCTCTCGTTTCGCCCGATGCCCTCCATCACGGTTGTACTGGCGATGAGCCTGGATGGCAAGATCGCAGACGTGGGGCGATCGCCTGCTCGGTTTGGCTCTGCCCGCGATAAAGCCCATCTGGAAGCCCGCTTGGCTGAGGCAGACGGCTTTTTGTTTGGTGCAACGACGCTGCGGGCCTACGGTACAACGCTGCCCATCACCCATCCCGATCTGCTCCAGCAGCGGCAGGCAACAGGGCGATCGCCCCAGCCTGTCCACATCGTCTGTTCCCGCACTGCCGAGTTCAAGGCGGATCTCAAGTTCTTCAAGCAGCCCGTTCCCCGCTGGCTGCTGACCACTGCCGCCGGGGCCGACCGCTGGCGGGCGGGGTCTGAATTCGCCCAGGTGTTTGCTCTGCCGGAAACTCCGACGGGGCTGGATTGGGCGATTGCCCTGCCTCTGCTGTTCCAGTTGGGCATTCACCGTCTGGTGCTAGGCGGTGGGGGCGAACTAGTGGCGGCGCTGATTGCCGCCGATGCCGTAGAGGATCTCTGGATTACCGTCTGTCCTCTGCTGCTGGGCGGATACACGGCCCCGACCCCCGTCAGTGGCCCTGGCTGGCTAGAAGCTGCCGCACCCCGTTTGGAACTGCTCTCCGTAGAGGCGATCGCCCAAGAAGTTTTTCTGCACTATCGCCTGCATCGAGCGAAAGATTGA
- a CDS encoding GNAT family N-acetyltransferase, translated as MPEQTRPRLTVNWIQAIAEVPQSAWDDLALPLKTPFLEWDWLHNLESSGSTTAKAGWLPNHLTLWRERTLIAAAPMYLKGHSYGEFVFDQQWAELAQRLRIAYYPKLLGMSPFTPAEGYRFLIAPGEDEAELTALMVGAIDQFCISNNISGCHFLYADPTWRPMIEPHGFRPWLHHSYIWQNHGFQTFDDYLGSFNANQRRNIKRERKAVAAAGLTMRVHAGDEIPKALYSLMYRFYSDTCDKFGWWGSKYLTRQFFEQLHPTYRHRTVIVAAYAEQDPQHPIGMSLCFTKGDQLYGRYWGSLQEIENLHFDTCYYTPIEWAIAHNIQTFDPGAGGRHKKRRGFPATPNHSLHRFYEPRLSQILNHYIQEVNELEQQEIEAINADLPFRQG; from the coding sequence ATGCCCGAACAGACTCGCCCCCGCCTTACTGTGAACTGGATTCAGGCGATCGCCGAAGTGCCCCAATCTGCCTGGGACGACCTGGCACTGCCGCTTAAAACGCCGTTTTTGGAATGGGACTGGCTGCACAATCTGGAAAGCTCCGGCAGCACCACGGCCAAGGCGGGCTGGCTGCCCAATCACCTCACCCTCTGGCGCGAACGCACGCTGATTGCCGCCGCGCCGATGTATCTCAAGGGCCACAGCTACGGCGAGTTTGTATTTGACCAACAGTGGGCAGAACTGGCGCAGCGGCTGCGAATTGCCTACTATCCCAAGCTGCTGGGCATGTCGCCCTTTACCCCAGCGGAGGGCTACCGCTTTCTGATCGCCCCCGGAGAAGACGAAGCGGAACTGACGGCGCTGATGGTGGGGGCGATCGACCAGTTTTGCATCAGCAACAATATTTCGGGATGCCACTTTCTCTATGCCGACCCGACCTGGCGACCGATGATCGAGCCGCACGGATTTCGGCCCTGGCTGCACCACAGCTATATCTGGCAAAACCACGGCTTCCAGACCTTCGACGACTATCTCGGCAGCTTCAACGCCAATCAGCGCCGCAACATCAAGCGCGAGCGCAAAGCTGTCGCCGCAGCAGGGCTGACGATGCGGGTTCACGCCGGAGATGAAATCCCCAAGGCTTTATACAGCCTGATGTATCGCTTCTATAGCGACACCTGCGACAAGTTTGGCTGGTGGGGCAGCAAATATCTGACGCGGCAATTTTTTGAGCAGCTTCATCCCACCTATCGCCACCGCACGGTGATAGTTGCGGCCTATGCCGAGCAAGATCCGCAGCACCCCATTGGCATGTCGCTTTGCTTTACCAAGGGAGATCAGCTATACGGGCGCTATTGGGGGTCGCTGCAAGAGATTGAGAATCTGCACTTCGACACCTGCTACTACACGCCGATCGAATGGGCGATCGCCCACAATATCCAGACCTTCGACCCCGGCGCAGGCGGCCGCCACAAAAAGCGTCGCGGCTTCCCCGCCACGCCCAATCATTCTCTGCACCGTTTCTATGAACCGCGCCTGTCGCAAATCCTGAATCACTACATCCAGGAGGTCAACGAGCTAGAGCAGCAGGAGATTGAGGCGATCAACGCCGATTTACCGTTCCGGCAGGGCTGA
- a CDS encoding PCP reductase family protein: MSSAIAWTPEAEARLKEIPFFVRPAARKKIEKFAEEAGITQITEEVYEQAKAKFGSK, translated from the coding sequence ATGAGTAGCGCGATCGCCTGGACTCCCGAAGCCGAAGCCCGTTTGAAAGAAATTCCCTTTTTTGTGCGTCCGGCCGCCCGCAAAAAGATCGAGAAATTTGCTGAAGAGGCCGGCATAACGCAGATTACTGAAGAGGTCTATGAACAGGCCAAAGCAAAGTTTGGCTCGAAGTAG
- a CDS encoding ABC transporter substrate-binding protein, which produces MRLFALLLTSLLLLTGCQPAAATDGITHLTLWHGVNPPSNRAVLQRLVDRFNEAHPQIQVEALYVGQGDQQIPKILAAVVGDAAPDMLWYAPMITGQLVELGALRSLDDWLSTCSVAAEIDPALRESMQWEGRTWSIPFGTNNVGVFYRPSLFAAAGIRELPQTWDAFRQVAKALTIPEKNQHGLLLPLGKGEWTVFMWLPFLWGGGGEIVAEQGAVRVASPGAIAALQLWQDLVNDGSAILSQPERGYELDTFLAGRVAMQLTGPWTLGQLRQAGAEFGVMPIPAGLRPATSTGGENLFFFHSTPAREQAAQVFGEYVLSEAFQTEWAIATGYLPVNLRSRQSQDYQTFLTQQPAVQVFLDQTQYERSRPIVPGYNRISDALGRAVESVLLNQNTPTAAIDAAQRRLDRVFGQAE; this is translated from the coding sequence ATGCGCCTTTTTGCTCTGCTCCTCACCAGTCTCCTATTGCTCACGGGCTGCCAGCCTGCGGCGGCGACCGATGGCATCACGCATCTGACGCTCTGGCATGGGGTCAATCCACCGTCCAATCGGGCGGTGTTGCAGCGGCTGGTGGATCGGTTTAACGAAGCGCATCCGCAGATCCAGGTAGAGGCGCTATATGTAGGACAGGGCGACCAGCAAATTCCCAAGATTTTGGCAGCGGTGGTGGGCGATGCAGCTCCGGATATGCTGTGGTATGCGCCGATGATTACGGGGCAACTGGTGGAACTGGGGGCACTGCGATCGCTCGATGACTGGCTTTCCACCTGCTCCGTCGCCGCCGAGATTGACCCAGCGCTGCGCGAGTCGATGCAGTGGGAAGGGCGAACTTGGTCGATTCCCTTTGGCACCAACAATGTCGGTGTGTTTTATCGACCCAGCTTGTTTGCGGCGGCGGGCATTCGCGAGCTACCCCAGACCTGGGATGCGTTTCGCCAGGTGGCCAAGGCGCTGACGATTCCCGAAAAAAATCAGCATGGCCTCTTGCTGCCGCTGGGCAAGGGCGAATGGACGGTGTTTATGTGGCTGCCGTTTCTCTGGGGCGGCGGTGGAGAAATCGTGGCAGAACAGGGCGCGGTGCGGGTGGCTTCGCCGGGGGCGATCGCCGCGTTGCAGTTGTGGCAAGACCTGGTAAACGATGGCTCCGCGATTCTTTCGCAGCCAGAGCGGGGCTATGAGCTAGACACATTTCTGGCCGGCAGGGTGGCCATGCAGCTAACCGGGCCGTGGACCCTGGGGCAGCTTCGGCAGGCGGGTGCAGAGTTTGGCGTGATGCCGATTCCGGCTGGCCTGCGGCCCGCCACCAGCACGGGCGGCGAAAATCTGTTTTTCTTCCACTCCACCCCGGCGCGAGAGCAGGCCGCCCAGGTGTTTGGTGAATATGTGCTGAGTGAGGCGTTTCAGACCGAGTGGGCGATCGCCACTGGATATCTACCCGTCAACCTGCGATCGCGCCAGAGCCAGGACTATCAGACCTTCCTCACCCAACAGCCCGCTGTGCAGGTGTTTCTAGACCAGACGCAATACGAGCGATCGCGCCCCATAGTTCCGGGCTATAACCGCATTTCCGATGCGCTAGGCCGGGCCGTAGAATCCGTCTTGCTGAACCAGAATACGCCTACAGCGGCCATCGACGCAGCGCAGCGACGACTGGATCGGGTGTTTGGGCAGGCGGAGTGA
- the thiS gene encoding sulfur carrier protein ThiS → MSITLQVNGEPRTCEPDTSLPQFLEQLGMNPRLVAVEYNGEILHRQFWEKTLMQAGDRLEIVTIVGGG, encoded by the coding sequence ATGTCGATTACGCTTCAGGTCAATGGCGAACCCCGCACCTGCGAGCCGGATACCTCGCTGCCGCAGTTTTTGGAGCAACTGGGTATGAATCCGCGCCTAGTGGCGGTGGAATATAACGGCGAGATTTTGCACCGCCAGTTTTGGGAAAAGACCCTCATGCAGGCGGGCGATCGCCTGGAAATTGTCACCATTGTCGGCGGCGGCTAA
- a CDS encoding sensor histidine kinase, producing the protein MPGGQPSFRRLLLMRILLLSIPILLLGVAVTFRKARTSLLETARQNLTESAIRKGNLIQSSIDSLQTSLAIASQTESLQAGDMARSQLFLEKLLPQLPGAQCLQLTDLYTDQIVASTCGSEPIKSLDDHPWRYQPDSSAINPFQRSVLDTQPRRRVRQEPMNSQLDLVISTPVYTNDGRPRYGLTVQTVLRQIEVAQPWSLLGYTTVIDQDGTFLSHPFPEKVGRNIAEEGDRDRFENILENTARGDGAVRHLFNFSGDSTEWLAGFTPIEVSISPTEKRIWTVLAVTRLDYALEGLKSISQILALLTGGLLTAHMLAMLYIARDISLPIEKLGKYARHLDRRDVKARMPKNFQVRELNQLAEVLNSMVSRLEDRANELESAWQEAEAANQLKSEFLATTSHELRTPLNAIIGCIRLVQDGYCDTREEELDLLEQADKAAIHLLKIINDLLDIRGIEQGKLRLFLEVVDLRQILKEVLELQAVEIQRKQLRLTAPDLDEQILVRADPARLKQVLLNVVSNAVKFTDEGSITIDIRRNQKSEFSKLVSDGVSLNGDGGDLTNPNTRPQDWIVVSVKDTGIGVDPEQQDKLFRPFVMADGSTTRKFEGTGLGLAISRNLVERMGGTIDLYSEGLDKGTTVEITLPVVDDSQTSTFDPDTKADTPERIKVSS; encoded by the coding sequence ATGCCTGGTGGTCAGCCCTCCTTCCGCCGCTTGCTGCTGATGCGAATTTTGCTGCTTAGCATTCCCATCTTGCTGTTGGGGGTGGCAGTGACGTTTCGCAAAGCCCGCACCAGCCTCCTCGAAACAGCACGGCAAAACCTGACCGAGAGCGCGATTCGTAAGGGCAACCTGATTCAGAGCAGCATCGACTCGCTTCAAACCAGTCTGGCGATCGCCAGCCAGACCGAAAGCTTGCAAGCCGGGGACATGGCTCGAAGCCAGCTTTTTCTGGAAAAATTGCTGCCCCAACTGCCGGGGGCCCAGTGCTTGCAGTTGACGGATTTGTACACCGATCAAATCGTTGCAAGCACCTGCGGCAGTGAGCCAATCAAGTCGCTCGACGACCATCCCTGGCGCTACCAGCCCGACTCCAGCGCTATTAATCCTTTCCAGAGGTCTGTCCTAGATACCCAGCCGCGACGGCGGGTGCGGCAAGAACCAATGAATAGCCAGCTTGATCTGGTGATCAGCACTCCTGTTTACACCAACGATGGCAGACCCCGCTATGGGCTGACGGTGCAAACGGTGCTGCGACAGATTGAGGTGGCGCAGCCCTGGTCGTTGCTGGGCTATACGACGGTGATCGACCAGGACGGGACATTCCTGTCGCACCCATTTCCCGAAAAGGTAGGACGCAATATTGCCGAAGAGGGCGATCGCGATCGCTTTGAAAACATCCTGGAAAATACCGCTAGGGGCGATGGGGCAGTGCGTCACCTGTTCAACTTTTCAGGCGACAGCACCGAATGGCTGGCAGGCTTTACGCCCATCGAAGTCAGCATCAGCCCCACCGAAAAACGCATCTGGACGGTGCTGGCCGTTACCCGGCTTGACTACGCGCTAGAGGGTCTAAAGTCCATCAGCCAAATCCTGGCGCTGCTGACGGGTGGGCTGCTCACGGCACACATGCTGGCGATGCTCTACATTGCCCGCGATATCTCTCTGCCCATCGAAAAGCTCGGCAAATACGCCCGCCATCTGGATCGGCGCGATGTTAAAGCTCGAATGCCCAAAAACTTTCAGGTGCGCGAGCTAAACCAACTCGCAGAAGTGCTAAACAGCATGGTCAGCCGCTTGGAAGATCGCGCCAACGAGCTAGAGTCGGCCTGGCAAGAGGCCGAAGCCGCCAACCAGCTCAAGAGCGAGTTTTTGGCGACGACCTCCCACGAACTGCGAACGCCGCTCAACGCCATCATCGGCTGCATTCGGCTGGTGCAAGACGGCTACTGCGACACCCGCGAAGAGGAACTGGATTTGCTGGAGCAGGCCGATAAGGCAGCAATTCACCTGCTCAAAATCATCAACGACCTGCTAGACATTCGCGGCATCGAGCAGGGTAAGCTGCGGCTCTTTCTAGAAGTGGTGGATCTGCGGCAAATCTTGAAGGAAGTGCTGGAGCTACAGGCGGTTGAAATTCAGCGAAAGCAGCTCCGGCTGACGGCTCCTGATCTCGATGAGCAAATTTTGGTGCGGGCTGACCCAGCTCGGCTGAAGCAAGTGCTGCTGAACGTCGTATCCAACGCCGTGAAATTTACCGACGAAGGCAGCATTACGATCGACATTCGCCGCAACCAAAAGTCTGAGTTTAGCAAGCTGGTCAGCGACGGGGTTTCCCTCAATGGAGACGGTGGGGATTTGACAAACCCCAACACCCGCCCCCAAGACTGGATTGTGGTTTCGGTCAAAGACACGGGCATCGGCGTAGACCCAGAACAGCAGGACAAGCTATTTCGCCCGTTTGTGATGGCGGACGGCTCTACTACCCGCAAGTTTGAGGGCACGGGGCTGGGGCTGGCAATCTCGCGCAACTTGGTGGAGCGCATGGGCGGCACGATCGACCTCTACAGTGAGGGACTGGACAAAGGCACGACCGTCGAAATTACCTTGCCTGTGGTGGATGATTCCCAAACCTCAACCTTCGATCCCGACACTAAGGCAGACACCCCAGAGCGCATTAAGGTTAGTTCATAA
- a CDS encoding DUF1517 domain-containing protein, whose product MGKFFSQVWRPLLRPLVVFSLIATLVFGNAGSALALSRGGGRIGGGGFSVPSRTYTSRPAPSYGGGGYYPGGYPGGGIGFPLVWGPIFFGGGAGSLFTILIFLSLASFIVRSVRAAQSDANGYDDLGYGAASPTVSVAKVQVGLLSGARGLQADLDRLAKTADTGSKEGLTEALQETTLALLRHPEYWVYGGTQSAQYRLEAAEAQFNRLALAERSKFSEETLSNVNRQLRQAGTTSAALATTGTGELVAAEQPTEIQSQGEYIVVTLLAATLGKLDLPVVNSTEDLRRALSQMGSVSSDRLLALEILWTPQVEGQTLSSDELVAEYADLRLV is encoded by the coding sequence ATGGGAAAGTTCTTTTCTCAAGTATGGCGGCCCCTGCTTCGGCCGCTGGTGGTTTTCTCTCTAATTGCAACATTGGTGTTTGGCAATGCAGGTAGCGCTCTGGCCCTGAGTCGGGGCGGCGGCCGCATCGGCGGCGGCGGGTTTAGCGTGCCCAGCCGCACCTATACCAGCCGTCCGGCTCCATCCTATGGCGGTGGCGGCTATTATCCCGGTGGTTATCCTGGCGGCGGCATTGGGTTTCCGCTGGTGTGGGGGCCGATTTTCTTTGGCGGCGGTGCGGGCAGCCTGTTCACCATTCTGATTTTTCTCTCACTTGCATCATTTATCGTACGGAGCGTCCGAGCCGCGCAGTCTGATGCGAATGGCTATGACGACCTGGGCTATGGCGCAGCGTCGCCCACGGTTTCGGTGGCCAAAGTTCAAGTGGGGCTGCTGTCTGGCGCTCGCGGCTTGCAGGCAGACCTGGATCGGCTGGCGAAAACGGCGGATACGGGTTCCAAAGAGGGGCTGACGGAGGCGCTGCAAGAAACGACGTTGGCACTGCTGCGGCATCCCGAATATTGGGTCTATGGCGGCACGCAGTCGGCACAGTATCGCCTGGAGGCGGCTGAGGCACAGTTTAACCGACTGGCGCTGGCAGAGCGCAGCAAATTTAGCGAAGAAACGCTGTCGAATGTCAACCGCCAGTTGCGGCAGGCGGGAACGACTTCGGCCGCCCTGGCCACGACGGGTACGGGTGAGCTGGTAGCGGCAGAACAGCCGACAGAAATCCAGTCGCAGGGTGAATATATCGTGGTGACGCTGCTGGCGGCAACGCTGGGCAAGCTGGATTTGCCCGTGGTGAATTCGACGGAAGACCTGCGTCGGGCGCTGTCGCAGATGGGATCGGTGTCGAGCGATCGCCTCTTGGCGCTAGAAATTCTCTGGACCCCCCAGGTGGAGGGTCAGACCCTCTCGTCAGATGAGCTAGTCGCTGAGTATGCTGATTTGAGATTGGTCTAG